Genomic DNA from Niabella ginsenosidivorans:
CGGGCCATATTACCATTAAGAATTGCAATATCTATAATATAAAGAATACGGCAACACTGGATAACTGGCGAAGCGGACATGCCATACTGGTGATCGGCAACGGAAAGCAGGCTATTACTGATATTGAAATAACCGGTTGCACGGTGCATAATACGCAAACCGGTACCAGTGAAAATATTACCCTCGCAGGTAATGTAGACGGATTTAGGATAACGCATAATAAAGTATTTGACACTGAAAATATCGGTATCATCATAGCCGATGGCGGAGGATTGAATAAAGGCGGCGATCCGGTTACCAATTTTGCACGTAATGGTGTGGTAAGCGATAACGAATTATACAACGTAAGCATGGCCAACAGCACAGCTATTTGGGGAATCAATAACTATGGGGCCATTGCCATTTACATATGTGGGGGGGCTAACACCATTGTAGAAAGAAATACGGTATACAATTGTGACCGCGGCATAGGGCTGGTGAGCGAGAATAATGATTATCCTACAAAAAAAGTGATCGTCAGGAATAATTTTGTATATAACAACTGGCGCACCGGTATTTACCTGGGTGATTACTTGAACTTTACTACAGCAGGCACTTATGATTGTTGTATTGTCAATAACACACTTTTTCAGAATAATAAGGTAGCAGGTGCATTTGGTGAAATAGAAGGGGAGATCCGGTTTACAGAACGCTGTTTTAATGATACGGTCCGCAATAATATTATTTACGCACGGCCGGTAGATGTGTTTATTCATAAATACACAGCAACCGGCGCCGATAATGTAATAGACAATAACCTGTATTTTACAACGGGTACCCCTCAATGGATATGGAACAGCGTCAATGAGCAGCCGGTAACAGACTGGAATGCCTGGAAGGCAGTCAGCGGCGGGGATCTGCATTCAACAATTGGTCAGGACCCGCTGCTGGTAAGTATTACAGACCCTGATCTTCATTTAAAGGCCGGGTCGCCGGCACGGAATACCGGAGTGGTAATCAGTACCGATATTAATGGCACTACGGACATTGACGGTAAGCCGCGTATCGTCAATAACAAGATCAGTAAAGGAGCCCAGCAATAACCGGAACTGCGGATAATGCGCAGTCCTGGTAAAATTTATTTAAAAAATAATGTGCATTTTTCACCCGTTTTGGTAATGATGTTGTTGCCCGTTTATAAAGCTTGTCATATTCTTTTAAAATCGAGCCCATTATTTTATGAGTAAAAATTGTAATCGAACCTTTATTTTCAGAAGCTGGCTGCTGAAAATAGTTATTAGTTGCTGTTGTCTGCACCTGTCCGCCCGGGCACAGGCACAAGATAATCCCGAACAGCATCGTGTGTCGGTCCGTCTTAACAGCGCTTCCTATTACCAGGTATTCCAGTTAATTAAACGGCAAACAGGCTGTGTTTTCTTTTACAGCAACCAGGTGCTTAATGATAAAGAGAAAGTAAGCCTTAATTTCCA
This window encodes:
- a CDS encoding right-handed parallel beta-helix repeat-containing protein; this encodes MIRLMLGMLAVIAVTACSKASHLPADSSKKKTAHTWYIAENGNDEAAGNQNAPWRSINTALGRISGGDTIFVRAGVYYEKINFPRSGTPEHPVVLKAYPGERPMLDGTNRIVSGWEALVTLTNAQYIIMDGFDICNFTTGVKGADPEGIAVNGNSGHITIKNCNIYNIKNTATLDNWRSGHAILVIGNGKQAITDIEITGCTVHNTQTGTSENITLAGNVDGFRITHNKVFDTENIGIIIADGGGLNKGGDPVTNFARNGVVSDNELYNVSMANSTAIWGINNYGAIAIYICGGANTIVERNTVYNCDRGIGLVSENNDYPTKKVIVRNNFVYNNWRTGIYLGDYLNFTTAGTYDCCIVNNTLFQNNKVAGAFGEIEGEIRFTERCFNDTVRNNIIYARPVDVFIHKYTATGADNVIDNNLYFTTGTPQWIWNSVNEQPVTDWNAWKAVSGGDLHSTIGQDPLLVSITDPDLHLKAGSPARNTGVVISTDINGTTDIDGKPRIVNNKISKGAQQ